From the Hemitrygon akajei chromosome 24, sHemAka1.3, whole genome shotgun sequence genome, the window ACATGTCAGTATAGATCAGCACCCACGGGGATGGGGGAGGAGATGGTGGGCTCCCCTGACATGTCAGTATAGATCAGCACCCACAGGGATGGGGGAGGAGATGGTGGGCTCCCCTGACATGTCAGTATAGATCAGCACCCACAGGGATGGGGGAGGAGATGGTGGGCTCCCCTGACATGTCACTGGTAGATCAGCACCCACGGGGATGGGGGAGGAGATGGTGGGCTCCCCTGACATGTCAGTATAGATCAGCACCcacagggatgggggggggagatggTGGGCTCCCCTGACATGTCAGTATAGATCAGCACCcacagggatggggaggagatgGTGGGCTCCCCTGACATGTCAGTATAGATCAGCACCCACGGGGATGGGGGAGGAGATGGTGGGCTCCCCTGACATGTCAGTATAGATCAGCACCCACAGGGATGGGGGAGGAGATGGTGGGCTCCCCTGACATGTCACTGGTAGATCAGCACCCACGGGGATGGGGGAGGAGATGGTGGGCTCCCCTGACATGTCAGTATAGATCAGCACCcacagggatggggggggggggagatggtggGCTCCCCTGACATGTCAGTATAGATCAGCACCcacagggatggggggggagatgGTGGGCTCCCCTGACATGTCAGTATAGATCAGCACCcacagggatggggaggagatgGTGGGCTCCCCTGACATGTCAGTATAGATCAGCACCCACAGGGATGGGGGAGGAGATGGTGGGCTCCCCTGACATGTCAGTATAGATCAGCACCcacagggatggggaggagatgGTGGGCTCCCCTGACATGTCAGTATAGATCAGCACCcacagggatggggaggagatgGTGGGCTCCCCTGACATGTCAGTATAGATCAGCACCCACGGGGATGGGGGAGGAGATGGTGGGCTCCCCTGACATGTCAGTATAGATCAGCACCCACAGGGATGGGGGAGGAGATGGTGGGCTCCCCTGACATGTCAGTATAGATCAGCACCCACAGGGATGGGGGAGGAGATGGTGGGCTCCCCTGACATGTCAGTATAGATCAGCACCCACGGGGATGAGGGGAGGAGATGGTGGGCTCCCCTGACATGTCAGTATAGATCAGCACCCacagggatgggggaagagatggTGGGCTCCCCTGACATGTCAGTATAGATCAGCACCCACAGGGATGGGGGAGGAGATGGTGGGCTCCCCTGACATGTCAGTATAGATCAGCACCCACGGGGATGGGGGAGGAGATGGTGGGCTCCCCTGACATGTCAGTATAGATCAGCACCcacagggatgggggggggagatggTGGGCTCCTCTGACATGTCAGTATAGATCAGCACCCACAGGGATGGGGGGAGGAGATGGTGGGCTCCCCTGACATGTCAGTATAGATCAGCACCcacagggatggggaggagatgGTGGGCTCCCCTGACATGTCAGTATAGATCAGCACCCACGGGGATGGGGGGAGGAGATGGTGGGCTCCCCTGACATGTCAGTATAGATCAGCACCCACGGGGATGGGGGGAGGAGATGGTGGGCTCCCCTGACATGTCAGTATAGATCAGCACCCACGGGGATGGGGGGAGGAGATGGTGGGCTCCCCTGACATGTCAGTATAGATCAGCACCCACGGGGATGGGGGAGGAGATGGTGGGCTCCCCTGACATGTCAGTATAGATCAGCACCcacagggatggggaggagatgGTGGGCTCCCCTGACATGTCACTGCTAGATCAGCACCCACGGGGATGGGGGAGGAGATGGTGGGCTCCCCTGACATGTCAGTATAGATCAGCACCcacagggatgggggggggagatggTGGGCTCCCCTGACATGTCAGTATAGATCAGCACCCACGGGGATGGGGGAGGAGATGGTGGGCTCCTCTGACATGTCAGTATAGATCAGCACCCACAGGGATGGGGGAGGAGATGGTGGGCTCCCCTGACATGTCAGTATAGATCAGCACCCACGGGGATGGGGGAGGAGATGGTGGGCTCCCCTGACATGTCAGTATAGATCAGCACCCACGGGGATGGGGGAGGAGATGGTGGGCTCCCCTGACATGTCAGTATAGATCAGCACCCACGGGGATGGGGGAGGAGATGGTGGGCTCCTCTGACATGTCAGTATAGATCAGCACCCACAGGGATGGGGGAGGAGATGGTGGGCTCCCCTGACATGTCAGTATAGATCAGCACCCACGGGGATGGGGGAGGAGATGGTGGGCTCCCCTGACATGTCAGTATAGATCAGCACCCACAGGGATGGGGGAGGAGATGGTGGGCTCCCCTGACATGTCAGTATAGATCAGCACCCACGGGGATGGGGAGGGAACCTACCTGATGTGCCGCTGACGGATCAGCACCCGTGCGTGATGGATGGACTTGGCTAGACCCAGTTTGAAGACCTGAGTCTGCAGCCGACGCTCCAAAAAGTCCTCGATCTTCAGGCCGAGGATATAATCCAGCTTCATCTTGCTCTCGTCCAGGACCCCGATTCGCACTAGCCGGCGCAGGAGGGCATTACCTGGGTGTACGAGGGGAGGCATTAAGAGCTGTGAGATAACGATAAAACGAACAGCAGGGGTCTCAGCAATAAGGAGGGGTCAAAGTCAATAGATTCCCAAAGTTGTCGCAGCAGTTTGATAGGGTTAAGgtgcatggtgtgttggccttctttAGTTGGGGCTGGGGGTCTATCTGCAGCCAGCTCTATATAACCCTGGTTCAACCATACTTGGAGTAATGTCCTGGttggcagagttcctccagtattgtgtgcaCTATATGAGATAGCAAGTCCAGTTCGAAAGTAAGTGGAGGCTCACCAGGATGCTGAGAGAGAGCTGGGGCTTTCTTTTTGTAGTGAAGGAGGGTGATATGTGACTTGATAAAGAGGCAGAGATTGAGCAGGCAGCCAGAGACATGtggacataactttaaggtgattggagggaagtgggGGAGTGGGTGACAGAGGCAGACGTTTtgagtggagggtgtgtggaacacagATACACATTTAGGTAGGGACATTTAGAgaagcacatgaatgatagaaataaAAAGGacagttatgtgggagggaagggttaaattgatgctGAATTTAAAATATTCACACTGCCCATGCACGGACACGCTGGCGACTAGAGACTCACCAGGGCGTGCACAAGTCTCAGGATGTAAAGTGCTTCACCACGCCAGTGTCTGACAGGGATAACAGGGTCATCATCGACTTGATGCAGGCCTGAACAAACAGGGTCAAAGAGAGGGAGCCACACTCACCCTCGAACAGGCGCTTAGGATCTTTCTCATCAAGGGTCAGTAATTCACGGGCAGCTTTGCGGATCTTGGCAAGGGTAAACTTCACCCTCCACACCTCCCGCTTGTTCCGAAGACCATATTCACCTGGGAGTGGGGAGACAAAACTGTCAGCACAAGATAAAATGCCACACACCTCCCACACCAACTCCCCAACCTCCCAAAAAACTGATCATCACCTCATCTGCC encodes:
- the LOC140716009 gene encoding small ribosomal subunit protein uS4; amino-acid sequence: MPVARSWVCSKTYVAPRRPFEKSRLDQELKLIGEYGLRNKREVWRVKFTLAKIRKAARELLTLDEKDPKRLFEGNALLRRLVRIGVLDESKMKLDYILGLKIEDFLERRLQTQVFKLGLAKSIHHARVLIRQRHIRVRKQVVNIPSYIVRLDSQKHIDFSLRSPYGGGRPGRVKRKNAKKAQGGGGAADDEEED